One genomic segment of Nothobranchius furzeri strain GRZ-AD chromosome 10, NfurGRZ-RIMD1, whole genome shotgun sequence includes these proteins:
- the LOC107386438 gene encoding voltage-dependent T-type calcium channel subunit alpha-1H, with product MPYLQSPWNIFNVFLVVVSLVDIACMMTFPYRLRILTTLKILQLFRGLRMMTESIMMNTVLEPLVDAVSGSITAVGTLTIIIMFLYSLLGIQLFRGSFYYCEGSNLVNIRTKADCLNAGCQWLRKPYDFNSVPFGMLTMSIMFTKDGWSDIMYNGINSVGVDQQPVLNNKPWAAIVFVSFMWLSFFLMAMFIGAASEGQQYFLIRRREQLWSLPRIETRRMRYTLLQMRAQAILFDPRYKAAINLSVFFSVVLMGVDMRHQTTNALRTTPASA from the exons ATGCCCTACCTTCAGTCCCCTTGGAACATCTTTAACGTCTTCCTGGTGGTGGTCTCCCTGGTGGATATTGCGTGTATGATGACATTTCCATACAGGCTGAGAATCCTGACGACGTTAAAGATTCTCCAGCTGTTCCGGGGGCTGAG GATGATGACTGAGTCCATCATGATGAACACAGTGTTAGAGCCCCTGGTAGATGCTGTTTCTGGCTCCATCACAGCTGTGGGCACTCTGACGATCATCATCATGTTTTTGTACAGCCTCCTGGGCATTCAG CTGTTTAGAGGGTCCTTCTACTATTGTGAAGGAAGCAATTTGGTTAACATCAGGACCAAGGCCGACTGCCTGAACGCTGGCTGCCAGTGGCTCAGAAAGCCGTACGACTTCAACAGCGTGCCATTT GGAATGCTGACCATGTCGATCATGTTCACAAAGGATGGATGGTCAGACATCATGTACAACGGCATAAATTCTGTTGGAGTTGATCAACAG CCGGTGCTCAACAACAAGCCCTGGGCAGCCATCGTTTTTGTCAGCTTCATGTGGCTGAGCTTCTTTCTGATGGCCATGTTCATCGGAGCGGCTTCAGAGGGTCAACAGTACTTCTTGATTCGTCGGAGGGAGCAGCTGTGGTCCCTGCCCAGAATCG AGACACGCCGGATGAGGTACACGCTGCTGCAGATGAGGGCACAAGCAATTCTGTTTGACCCTCGCTACAAAGCTGCGATAAACCTGTCCGTCTTCTTCAGCGTGGTGCTGATGGGTGTGGATATGAGGCATCAGACcacg AATGCCCTGAGGACTACCCCTGCATCGGCCTGA
- the spag7 gene encoding sperm-associated antigen 7 homolog: MADLLGSILNSMEKPPTVGDQESRRKAREQAARLKKMEEEEKRKKAEFRKKMEKEVSDFIQDSSQQKRKYNPMGKIERSILHDVAEVAGLTSFSFGEDEESRYVMLFKKEFAPSDEELEAYRKGEEWDPKLAEQRRRLKEQAALEEAASAQTEKTQACPNSNYRDKYSHLIGTSAAKDAAHTLEANRAYGCVPVANKRDTRSIEEAMNAIRAKKRQKRENDTGAHSSSSSS; the protein is encoded by the exons ATGGCAGACCTCCTGGGCTCAATCTTAAACTCGATGGAGAAACCTCCTACAGTCGGCGACCAAGAAAGCCGACGAAAGGCTCGAG AGCAAGCTGCCAGGCTGAagaagatggaggaggaggagaaaagaaagaaagcagaGTTTAGGAAGAAG ATGGAGAAAGAAGTGTCCGATTTCATCCAAGACAGCTCACAGCAGAAAAGAAAATACAACCCTATGGGCAAAATAGAAAGGAGTATATT GCACGATGTTGCAGAAGTGGCTGGTCTGACCTCTTTTTCCTTTGGGGAGGATGAGGAGAGCCGCTATGTCATGTTATTTAAAAAG GAGTTTGCTCCGTCTGATGAAGAGCTGGAAGCTTATCGGAAAGGAGAGGAGTGGGATCCCAAGCTAGCGGAACAGAGACGCAGGCTAAAA GAACAGGCTGCCCTGGAAGAAGCAGCTTCAGCTCAGACGGAAAAGACACAGGCATGTCCCAATTCCAACTACAGAGACAAATACAGCCACCTGATCGGCACCTCGGCAGCTAAAGACGCAGCACACACACTGGAGGCCAACAGGGcatatggctgtg TGCCCGTGGCCAATAAGAGAGACACTCGCTCCATAGAGGAAGCCATGAATGCAATCAGAGCCAAGAAACGGCAGAAACGGGAGAACGACACGGGcgcacacagcagcagcagcagctcatga
- the defbl2 gene encoding beta-defensin-like 2, translating to MKRLSLVLLVLLLMLASGEDKDPAVQYWTCGYRGLCRRFCYAQEYIVGHHGCPRRYRCCAVRS from the exons ATGAAGAGACTGAGCTTGGTCCTCCTTGTGCTTCTCCTGATGCTCGCATCCGGGGAGG ATAAGGATCCAGCAGTGCAGTACTGGACCTGTGGGTATAGAGGACTCTGCAGACGGTTCTGCTATGCTCAAGAGTACATCGTTGGTCATCACGGTTGCCCTCGGAGATACAG GTGCTGTGCCGTGCGTTCTTAG